tgcagatgaataatcattttaaagagtcagtttgagtgtgtgtgtgtgagtgaatcagtttgagtgtgtgtgtgtgtgtgtgtgtgtgtgtgtgtgtgtgtgtgagtgagtgaatcagtttgagtgtgtgtgtgtgtgtgtgtgtgtgtgagtgagtgaattggtgtgaatgaatcagtgtgtgtgaatcagtgtgagtgaatcagtgtgcgtgtgtgtgtgtgtgtgtgtgagtgagtgaatcagtttgagtgtgtgtgtgtgtgtgtgtgagtgagtgaatcggtgtgaatgaatcagtgtgtgtgaatcagtgtgagtgaatcagtgtgcgtgtgtgtgtgtgagtgagtgaatcagtttgagtgtgtgtgtgtgtgagtgaatcagtgtgtgtgtgtatgtgtgaatcaGTGTGAGTGAatcagtttgagtgtgtgtgagtgaatcagtgtgagtgtgtgtgtgtgtgtgtgtgtgtgtgtgtgtgtgtgtgtgagtgaatcggtgtgtgtgaatcagtgtgagtgaatcagtgttcgtgtgcgtgtgtgcgtgtgtgtgtgtgttgtgaattcGGTCTAACAGGACTGATCTCTCACAGACTGAGGAGAGAATCCTGAAGAAAGTGAGACGGAAGATCCGGAATAAACTCTCGGCGCAGGACAGTCGCAAGAGGAAGAAGGAGTATATTGACGGTCTGGAGAGCAGGTGAGACGACGTGACACCCGTTCCCTTCCCTAACACACGTCTGAGTCTTAATGTTTGTGTTTCCTCTCCGGCTGACGTCACTGAGGCGTGTGTTTGCATGGCAGTGGTCAAATTACAGATGTTAAAAGAGTTATGAATGTCTGCGTTGTTTCTCATGGGGCTGTGAGCTCATTTCTCCCTGCACCTGTGTAAAACTGCAAACCAAATTAACTACCGTCTGTGTACATACACCAAGGTCATGCGATCATTTAATTGCCATCTGAATCCACATCCACTTTACAAGACGGAATAGATGCAGAAGTTGTGTCTTAAATCCTTTTACCATGAAAATGTATCTTTACATGTTTTTACAGAAAGAGTTACTGTCTGAACAGAGCAATAgttagagctgtgtgtgtgtctgtgtgtgtgtctgtgtgtgtgtgtgtgtgtgtgtttgtctgtatgtgtgtgtgtgcgtgtctgtctgtctgtctgtctgtgtgtgtgtgtgcgtgtctgtctgtctgtctgtctgtctgtgtgtgtgtgtgtgcgtgtctgtgtgtgtgtgtgtgtgtgtgtgtgtgtgttttagggtgGTGACGTGTTCAGCTCAGAATAAAGAGCTGCAGAGAACCGTCGAGCAGCTGGAGAAGCACAACATGTGAGTAAACAACATCAGCCCTGCAGCATTCCTGCTGATATGACCTCATTTGATgatgctgcattaaaaaaaaaaaaatatgattttgcaAATTTTTATACACGCACgcacatccatatatatatatatatatatatatatatatatatatatatatatatatatatatatatatatatatatatatatatatatatatatatatatatatatatatatatatataagtgcattgaaaataatatgtttatatcagctttatatatgcacttatcaaaataactaaagcagtcaaatgtaaaaaaaaaaattggttttaataacaaaaagtactaaaaaagtCATTTCATTTACAGTCTTAGAAGGAAATTGTTCAAATTCACCAGTATTTTGGAGTTGGAGTCTGTTTGGATGCAGTCAAATCAGAAAACAtgctcatgtttgcattttcttctgtctTCTTCTGCCTTGAAAtcaggattaaaaaataaaagaatgtcaAAGATGTGGAGTGAGAACTGATCAGATTCAGACAGGAATCATGTTTTTAAAGTCTTTGTGCTGTTCAGCGTAGAATCCAAGACTAATCACCACACAGATGATTCTCAAAGGCAGAAACAGAGTGAAAGGCATCATATTTAGTGATAAACGTGTGACGCTGGCATCAGCAGCTCAGCGCGAGCTTCATTCAGCAGATACGATGCAGGACGCTTCAGTGTAGTCACGTTCCTCATTTTCATGCTCTAATGTGACAAATCATCCAgatttcatgcagtgtgtgtgtttcaggtctcTTGTGGCTCAGCTGCACAGACTGCAGGCTTTGATCAAGCAGACGGCCACCAAAGCGGCACAGACGAGCACGTGCATCATGGTCCGGTGCACCTCTGTCTGCTCTGATCATTAATACAAACACCAGACCGTGATCTCACCAGTGTGCTCTTCCTCCTCACAGATCCTCCTCTTCTCTCTGGCTCTGCTCATCCTCCCCAGTTACAGTCCGTTCAGCCGCTCGCCGTCTGTGGAGGACAGTTACGCTCCGTCCGCCGGTGAGACGCGCTCGCTATAGGCCAAAGTCAGCATGAGACCAAACATCATcaatcacacatacagtacagaccaaaagtttggaaacattactatttttaatgtttttgaaagaagtttcttctgctcatcaagcctgcatttatttgatcaaaaatacagaacaaacagtaatattgtgtgatatattattacaatttaaaataatagtttttaaatttattatactttaaatgatcatttatttctgtgatgcaaagctgaatttttaggatcattatcacatgatcctttagaaatcattctaatatgatgattcattatcaaagttggaaacagttctgctgcttaatattttttcagaacatgtgatacttttttaggatactttgatgaataaaaagtaaaaaaaaaaaaaagaagaagctatgtttttaaaatataaatattttgtaataacaatatacactactggtcagtaatttggggtcagtaattttttctttctttcttgtttttattaaataaaatcaatacttttattcagcaaggatgtgttaaattgattaaaaagtgatagtaaagaaaatatattattagaatatatattattagaattttttttttatttgaataaatgcagttctttttaaccttttattcatcaaatatattagacagcagaaaactgtttccaacactcataataaatcagaatattagaatgatttctaaatgatcatgtgatagactggatgttacatgtgacactgaaggctggagtaatgatgctgaaaattcagctttgcatcacaggaataaattattttttttaaagtatattcaaatagaaaactattattttaagttgtaataatatttcacaatattactgttttttctgtatttttgatcaaataaatgcaggcttgatgagaagaagaaacttctttcaaaaacattaaaaatagtaatgtttccaaacttttgacctgtactgtacatgacGCTGAAGAACAGTGCTGAGAACCAAACAGTGGCTGGTAGCCCTTGACTtgcacagaatgaaaaaaaaatagtgtggaAGTCAGTGGTAACTTGGAAGTTGCCATGGTAACAAACACTAATACTTGTTAGTGATAGTGAGTGCATCattaaatattcagaatataATGTGGAAATTTAGCAACAGCGTATATTGTACATATTTCTACATGTTGTTTTCGATCATTTATTTTGGATAAGCTAATAAGTGTGTAGGCTAATTATTTCATTTAGATACtaattatttatatcatattactatagtattaaaaagttcagtttcattttcattttatttcagataaacagTTTAGTTCCGAAATTAaactagttaaaaaaataaaataatttagaattaaaatagaattaaactagcttaaataaaaaaataaaaattaaaagtgtaGAATTAGAgtagttaaaataaatacaaaataaaatggtaaatttagaattaaataagttaaaaatagaattaaaaggttacaatctaaaaaaatctatttaaaagttTAGAATTAGACTAGttagaatgaataaaaatacatttagaattaaactataaataaaaataaatagaactgaatgtttggaaataaactagctaaaataaataaaattaaaagcttagttaaaaataaaattaaaagctcTGAAGTAAcctagttaaaataaataaaaagtcatattaaaagtttaaatttaaactagttaaaataaattaaaattaaaatgaaatatttcaaatacatttttaaaatttgatgtttagaATTAAAAACTAACACCCAACCAGTGCCGACAGCGGTGTGCAGATATCATGTGTCTTAAGACTTCTGTAAGATGCAGTGTTTCTGCTTTCAGTGATTTCCAGAAACATCCTGAACGAGGTGGACTCTCTTCCGCTTCTGGAGGATCCTGTAGAAGACGATCCGATGTCTTCAGAGCCTCTGTCGCCTGCATCAGAACACACACCTGCAGACGCAGACGTGCCGCAGCCGCCGGAGGACTGGACGGGAGACCAGCGGAACGGCTCGGCCGCGCCCGAAGGAGACGCAGACGTGCTGTCTGTGAGTCTAACGGCTCCGGCGGCTGCAGGAAACACAGACGCAGCCAAACCGCCGCATGCTGATGAAATGTGAGGCGGCTCGACCTGTTCAGCGCCGCAGGTGTGGCACGTCGTCTGAAACAAAGCCAAGAGAAGAGTTTCTCTGACATGCCTTTATTTATTCTCTCTGAACACAGATACAGgtgtgtcatcatcatcatcatcatcatcagtcattATGTGCTTTAGTGAGTCACAACCCAACAATAATCATATCAATGTTTGATTTAAGGGCTCTTTTGTTTGTGCGTTAGAGGCATGTTTAGTgtcgttttgttttgcttttttactttttactcatCTGACACGGATCAGATATAATTGTAAACAGGATCAGATTTTACTGCATCCCATCTGTGGCTTGAAATCGGCTTCAAAtcagatttctgaagatcatgtgacactgaagactggagtaatgatgctgaaaatacagctgcacatcacagaaataaattacactttaacagagacacacatacaaaaaaaaaacatcaaatttaaattgtaaaaatatttcacatttttacagtttttattgtatttttgagcaaataaatgcagccttggtgagcagaagagactttcaggaacattataaagttttgaacagtagtgcatgtcTGAACGCTCATATCCGTTTCCTCCGTTTGTAAACCGGTCGTTTTTCTTCCTAATGAAGCAGATGTGCCTGTGAGCGTTTGTACAGAACCTCATAATTAATTGAAAAGCTAAATTAGAAGCGGCTTATCAAGCTTTCAGTTTCATATAAACACAGAGATCAGATACGAGTCGCGTCAAACAGACAGGACTAAGATCAGGTCTGTGCTTTTGTGTTAAAAACCCGAGACCTGAACAAAACCAGTTCAGAAGCGCTGCTGTTCATTGAAAGTCTTTggcttgtgtgatttttttttttttattattattaatgcttcaGATCGTCTGAGGGTGAATGGATCGGGtctcttttcttattttattgtcttctgaataaaaaagacatttgtaacatgttttgtcgct
The Cyprinus carpio isolate SPL01 chromosome A16, ASM1834038v1, whole genome shotgun sequence genome window above contains:
- the LOC109106002 gene encoding cyclic AMP-responsive element-binding protein 3-like protein 4, encoding MREADIVSGDVKPTERDAEEVLESGLLLEESCSGILYAGHTEEWSVEPRCSLNDSESEEVLKAINPNEMYTSAVCESDSGLSEDQSSDGAHEQNLGNTVYQVVYDISGVGGASEQQTPQMDVISIELDEWSSQMLLEDSCVVNELVSSVRMENVSAHHVQNTQNPDSFLVYPELQLTEEEQKLLDQEGVSLPNNLPLTKTEERILKKVRRKIRNKLSAQDSRKRKKEYIDGLESRVVTCSAQNKELQRTVEQLEKHNMSLVAQLHRLQALIKQTATKAAQTSTCIMILLFSLALLILPSYSPFSRSPSVEDSYAPSAVISRNILNEVDSLPLLEDPVEDDPMSSEPLSPASEHTPADADVPQPPEDWTGDQRNGSAAPEGDADVLSVSLTAPAAAGNTDAAKPPHADEM